A single genomic interval of Phaeodactylum tricornutum CCAP 1055/1 chromosome 5, whole genome shotgun sequence harbors:
- a CDS encoding predicted protein: MATINASTKISVPKKKPSIAVGAAKSVIGAKKPSGTAARRGSVAPPLKPATLSNASNLARLQESDSAGQIAHVRDLFRQALGEHTTLNLGSPKAASTTRDRAGAAADVAVAAKTLGVRWILKKCGIVDEMQRMLFPGGIEEFLARNADNESEMNGNGSTPMTGGLKASASAVSLASMDEVTTVTSANSLGTDTKRGKTTPANAREGCLLVIRALCQIVGKAAESFVVGAFLAAALDECASSSGAIREAAEDASTAIVALANPWAFRTVLCPLLLQSLKSTEWRTKACTLERLEQCASTASAQVYKMIPTLIPAVGNQVWDTKAQVSKGSRAALLAICNTNNNRDIKKTIPAIVNAMCKPSETNKAVSELMGTTFVVPVDASTLAMLCPILARALKEKLAIHKRAACIVISNMSKLVETPDAVAPFGSLLVPELQKVSHNVQFEEIRDEALKALANLTKALGDAYKLTDEDDQAAEMANEKAEVEAEQKRIEDVREAERLKEEAVQKREEEERKKFKEAMDAQRELTRLEAEEAERQRSEEETKREAARLSTKGGTG; this comes from the coding sequence ATGGCTACGATCAACGCATCTACCAAAATCAGCgttccgaaaaagaagcccTCCATCGCGGTGGGCGCGGCCAAATCGGTCATCGGGGCCAAGAAACCCAGCGGCACCGCGGCGCGCCGCGGCTCCGTGGCCCCGCCACTGAAACCCGCGACACTCTCGAACGCGTCCAATTTGGCGCGTTTGCAGGAGTCGGACTCGGCGGGACAAATTGCTCACGTGCGAGACTTGTTCCGACAAGCGCTGGGGGAACACACCACGTTGAATTTGGGGTCCCCCAAAGCCGCCAGTACTACTCGCGATCGGGCGGGAGCTGCCGCCgatgttgccgttgctgctAAGACTCTGGGCGTGCGCTGGATACTCAAAAAGtgcggcattgttgatgAAATGCAGCGTATGCTGTTTCCCGGCGGAATTGAAGAGTTCTTGGCGCGCAATGCGGACAACGAAAGTGAAATGAACGGGAATGGTAGCACCCCCATGACGGGAGGTCTCAAAGCCAGTGCTTCGGCGGTAAGTCTCGCGAGTATGGACGAAGTGACGACCGTCACCTCGGCTAATTCGCTAGGGACGGATACGAAACGTGGAAAAACGACACCGGCCAACGCCCGTGAAGGGTGTTTATTGGTGATTCGAGCCTTGTGCCAAATTGTCGGTAAGGCGGCGGAATCGTTCGTGGTAGGGGCCTTTTTGGCCGCCGCTTTGGATGAATGCGCGAGTTCGTCCGGTGCCATTCGGGAAGCGGCCGAGGACGCGTCGACGGCGATTGTAGCCTTGGCCAATCCATGGGCCTTTCGCACCGTCCTGTGtccgttgctgctgcaatcGCTTAAGTCAACCGAATGGCGGACCAAGGCGTGCACGTTGGAACGATTGGAGCAGTGTGCCTCGACCGCATCCGCACAAGTGTACAAAATGATTCCTACCCTGATTCCTGCCGTGGGGAACCAAGTGTGGGATACCAAGGCTCAAGTTTCGAAAGGTTCCCGCGCGGCACTGTTGGCCATTTGTAacacaaacaacaacagGGACATCAAAAAGACCATTCCTGCAATTGTTAACGCCATGTGCAAGCCTTCTGAAACCAACAAGGCCGTGTCGGAGCTCATGGGCACGACCTTTGTTGTCCCCGTGGACGCTTCCACGTTGGCCATGTTGTGTCCGATTCTAGCCCGAGCATTGAAGGAAAAGCTCGCCATACACAAGCGTGCCGCTTGCATTGTCATTTCCAACATGAGCaagctggtggaaacgcCCGATGCGGTGGCTCCCTTCGGCTCCTTGCTCGTGCCGGAATTGCAAAAAGTGTCGCACAATGTTCAGTTTGAAGAAATTCGGGACGAAGCACTCAAAGCGTTGGCCAATCTGACCAAGGCTTTGGGAGACGCATACAAACTGACCGATGAAGATGACCAAGCGGCGGAAATGGCCAACGAAAAGGCCGAAGTAGAGGCGGAACAGAAACGTATCGAAGACGTGCGGGAAGCAGAACGACTGAAAGAAGAAGCCGTACAGAAAAGGGAGGAAGAGGAGCGCAAAAAGTTCAAGGAAGCCATGGATGCACAGCGGGAGCTGACTCGCTTGGaggcggaagaagcggaacGTCAACgctcggaagaagaaaccaAGCGCGAAGCCGCAAGATTGAGTACGAAGGGCGGTACTGGG
- a CDS encoding predicted protein, whose amino-acid sequence MVLATSIMIPKKTAIRSVVCFCHGYTDNVSFMKRVENMRLVEEGIAFCAIEYEGHGKSDGALGLITDWERLIDDVQAYFQETTLKRFHNIPAFLMGESMGGAVAYSVYNRIPDVFRGVVFICPMCKISDHMLPPAWVIRCIQWCIGPTGTSSWLGYLPISPSSSLHDVCYRVREKRDLVSRCPSVFARNPRLATARELIDVTQRISNSLGSFSAPFLVLHGQADLVTDPALSQALYEEACSQDKTIRLYEGMWHALTTGETEENTKIVFRDCIEWILARS is encoded by the coding sequence ATGGTCTTGGCAACCTCCATcatgattccgaaaaagacaGCCATCCGATCCGTCGTGTGCTTTTGTCACGGTTACACGGACAATGTATCCTTTATGAAACGAGTGGAAAACATGCGCTTGGTGGAAGAAGGGATCGCCTTTTGTGCCATTGAATACGAAGGACACGGAAAATCGGATGGTGCCCTCGGCCTCATTACGGACTGGGAACGACTCATTGACGACGTCCAAGCGTATTTTCAAGAAACCACTCTCAAGCGTTTCCACAACATCCCGGCGTTCCTCATGGGCGAATCTATGGGCGGCGCCGTGGCTTATTCCGTCTACAACCGTATTCCGGACGTGTTCCGGGGTGTCGTTTTCATTTGTCCCATGTGCAAGATCAGCGACCACATGTTGCCTCCCGCGTGGGTCATTCGCTGCATTCAATGGTGTATCGGACCGACGGGGACCTCTTCGTGGCTAGGGTACTTGCCAATCTCTCCCTCTAGCTCTTTGCACGATGTATGTTACCGTGTACGAGAAAAGCGCGATTTAGTGTCGCGTTGCCCATCCGTCTTTGCCCGCAATCCACGCTTGGCCACGGCGCGAGAACTGATCGATGTGACGCAACGCATTTCCAACAGTCTCGGATCGTTTTCTGCCCCCTTTCTGGTACTTCATGGACAGGCCGATCTCGTCACGGACCCGGCCCTGTCCCAGGCGTTGTACGAAGAAGCCTGCTCCCAGGACAAAACGATTCGACTGTATGAAGGGATGTGGCACGCACTGACAACGGGGGAGACGGAAGAAAATACAAAAATTGTCTTTCGGGATTGCATCGAATGGATTTTGGCGCGATCCTAA
- a CDS encoding predicted protein encodes MKEKRVGKPRVIELLQKAAAKAAAEGDPWAKYNLPAIPAERIIRHLYHPETQTWTTDESVVKIERTPFTHGAMRHCYRMKKRATPPESATNHRFHKHGWSRALNYIAKAYHKDDEIDTSDEAKRAVQNDVMLQYEAQHWAKKFNENGPPSKILFIRAYVVEFPDREAQPWFAVERYIAGNDWYGLGFVKHNTNAGFVDTELHRVTPQVFSAYSFYASEGTRLVADIQGVGDLYTDPQVLSSDYRFGDGDLGPRGMALFFKTFRHNAISDAAGIPIFPLSKNELRVQAKYEEDEITVSDDEQSLESNGIPLDRFQLLDLNRMRRSRALKSPRDLLQFEEKDTFKRSNISRDAISDSLRSSMRMSVPPNAHLLRSKSEVTETQSCLDRARKDLAFTHHDFHRHISGELRERQYKRQLKECEFRKTTIVRKVSAPIIPTDRTVENLGKVHYQLAMLHGMGRFPETIPEIVGKSIEGRPEHDAFSVLFHLSYAASLQNSPACLALARVHAGLGTIVSGLLNSIVPIDFEAAKDLLRRAMTSSQLPNAPKAAAGCLLYQLLHDERKVRGEEIPSDNILIRTLKDTIVLIETAEDEQNKVSQHKKRAKKTIVRIHEGDRVEANYCLEGTFYPGDVLHVSDDGQNIAVRYDDDGSEETLAKEQVRLLIPPTTTQTSLGGPLSDEEAFGSEQGDDKFLLQKYELQAELAALYETTGEVAAACRLYELAADAAVQNGKMQNATQWSLKAGELEP; translated from the exons ATGAAAGAGAAACGGGTTGGGAAGCCGAGAGTCATAGAATTGCTTCAAAAGGCGGCCGCGAAGGCCGCCGCCGAAGGAGATCCGTGGGCCAAATACAATCTCCCGGCAATCCCCGCCGAACGCATAATCCGACACTTATATCACCCTGAGACGCAAACGTGGACAACGGACGAGTCGGTTGTAAAGATTGAGCGGACGCCTTTTACTCACGGTGCTATGCGGCATTGCTATCGCATGAAGAAACGAGCGACACCCCCCGAGTCTGCTACCAATCATCGCTTCCACAAGCATGGATGGAGTCGCGCTTTGAACTACATCGCCAAAGCCTATCACAAGGATGACGAAATTGACACTTCTGATGAAGCTAAGAGAGCCGTACAAAACGATGTTATGCTCCAGTACGAAGCACAACACTGGGCTAAGAAATTTAACGAAAATGGCCCACCTTCAAAAATCCTATTCATCCGAGCTTACGTCGTAGAATTTCCTGACAGGGAAGCGCAGCCTTGGTTTGCGGTAGAGAGGTATATTGCAGGAAATGATTGGTACGGACTTGGCTTTGTGAAACACAATACCAATGCTGGATTCGTGGATACAGAACTGCACCGAGTGACACCACAAGTCTTTAGTGCATATTCTTTCTACGCCAGCGAAGGTACAAGACTCGTGGCGGACATTCAAGGGGTTGGCGACTTGTACACAGACCCGCAAGTTCTGTCTTCTGATTATCGCTTTGGCGATGGAGATTTGGGCCCTAGAGGAATGGCATTATTTTTTAAGACATTTCGGCATAATGCAATCTCAGATGCTGCTGGAATTCCAATTTTTCCTCTTTCGAAGAATGAATTGCGAGTGCAGGCGAAGTATGAGGAGGACGAAATCACAGTCTCGGACGATGAGCAGTCTTTAGAATCAAACGGGATCCCTCTAGATCGATTTCAACTGCTTGATTTGAATCGTATGCGACGATCGCGCGCACTGAAGTCTCCGAGAGATCTCCTTCAgtttgaagaaaaag ACACTTTTAAAAGATCCAACATTTCTCGTGATGCAATCAGTGATTCGCTGAGATCTTCCATGCGCATGTCTGTGCCTCCAAATGCCCATCTGCTACGATCTAAATCGGAAGTAACTGAGACGCAAAGTTGTTTAGATCGGGCTCGTAAAGACTTGGCTTTTACGCACCACGATTTCCATCGTCACATCTCTGGAGAGCTTCGTGAACGCCAATACAAGCGGCAATTGAAGGAGTGTGAGTTTCGCAAGACAACGATCGTACGAAAAGTGTCAGCTCCTATAATTCCTACCGATCGTACAGTGGAAAATCTTGGCAAAGTCCATTATCAACTTGCAATGCTGCATGGAATGGGTCGCTTTCCTGAGACGATACCAGAAATAGTTGGCAAATCAATAGAGGGACGACCCGAGCATGACGCTTTTTCTGTTCTGTTTCACCTCTCGTATGCGGCGTCGTTGCAGAATTCACCCGCTTGTCTAGCCTTGGCAAGGGTCCACGCTGGATTAGGTACGATTGTCTCTGGCTTACTCAACAGCATTGTTCCAAtcgattttgaagcagccAAAGACCTGCTACGTCGAGCCATGACTTCATCACAGCTACCTAATGCACCCAAGGCAGCAGCTGGTTGTCTCTTGTACCAACTTCTCCACGATGAGCGAAAAGTGCGTGGAGAAGAGATACCATCGGACAATATCTTAATACGTACTCTCAAAGACACCATTGTTCTGATTGAAACGGCCGAGGACGAGCAAAACAAAGTATCACAGCACAAAAAGCGGGCGAAAAAAACCATAGTTCGCATCCACGAAGGCGATCGAGTAGAAGCCAATTATTGTCTGGAAGGAACTTTTTACCCTGGAGATGTCTTGCACGTATCGGATGACGGTCAGAATATTGCCGTTcggtacgacgacgatggttcGGAAGAAACGCTGGCGAAGGAACAAGTCCGGCTTTTGATTCCCCCCACCACGACACAAACTAGTCTTGGTGGACCGCTGTCTGACGAGGAAGCCTTCGGATCGGAACAGGGTGACGATAAATTTTTGCTACAAAAGTACGAACTGCAGGCCGAGCTAGCGGCACTCTACGAGACTACCGGAGAGGTGGCGGCCGCCTGTAGACTTTACGAACTGGCAGCGGATGCTGCTGTTCAAAATGGCAAAATGCAGAATGCTACTCAGTGGAGCTTGAAAGCTGGCGAGCTAGAACCTTAG
- a CDS encoding cytochrome P450 (Possibly an oxidoreductase involved in converting L-ascorbic acid (C6H8O6) to monodehydroascorbic acid (C6H7O6).) produces MSLSKQRIPKEDIPVPLRQWNTFHWELNILSAVALYGVYEFVIPATHRTLAHVVLGLLALDATRYYYSRGTLAGVPYTLPLVTILAMLARPVRFWTELAHIALQSVDGLCANQLVGNFMVFVTDPALCREIMTGEADYGIYAHPNAMWLFGEKNLIYIASEPHKAIRAILTPALFSKNALGLYAMHQERVVRQYLAKFVEICQQPGKDAHIDALVSFRTMAAASSQEAFLGPYLNDDLRHHLEQDIVTFTMGFLSFPFPYLGGLRRAIQAKNRIEATVHDVIPKARAWVQAGNEPRCLLEFWSLAIQNAAKEQNVSAQDVPGCQDDDVARTVLDFLFAAQDATNSALTYSLDVLGGHRNVLQSMRNEVDAECGDGPIHAKAHAADSLVYVAKVANQMLHHKPPVPMIPHICKRNVTLAGHALKKGTVVIPSITYSARVGGGSLEFNPLRDDADAQFVKTVTFGAGQHKCPGRKYAESLLNVFMAVLAQEYDFERVADQRPGVDDFIYFPTVFPTDTRFVIQKRVKATE; encoded by the coding sequence ATGTCGTTGTCGAAACAGCGTATCCCGAAAGAAGACATTCCGGTGCCTCTCCGCCAATGGAACACCTTCCACTGGGAACTCAACATTCTTTCCGCCGTGGCCCTGTACGGAGTGTACGAGTTCGTGATTCCGGCCACCCACCGCACCTTGGCGCACGTGGTGCTGGGTCTCCTGGCGCTCGACGCCACACGCTACTACTACAGTCGCGGGACACTCGCGGGGGTCCCGTACACGCTTCCCCTCGTGACCATCCTCGCCATGTTGGCGCGTCCGGTTCGCTTCTGGACCGAACTCGCGCACATTGCGCTCCAGAGCGTCGACGGACTCTGCGCCAATCAACTCGTCGGCAACTTTATGGTATTCGTCACCGACCCCGCGCTCTGTCGGGAAATCATGACGGGAGAGGCGGATTACGGGATCTATGCGCATCCCAACGCCATGTGGTTGTTTGGGGAAAAGAACTTGATCTACATCGCTTCCGAACCGCACAAGGCGATCCGGGCGATCCTCACACCGGCGCTCTTTTCCAAGAATGCCTTGGGCCTCTACGCCATGCATCAAGAACGTGTCGTCCGTCAATACCTCGCCAAGTTTGTCGAAATATGCCAACAGCCGGGGAAGGATGCGCACATTGACGCGCTCGTCTCCTTTCGGACCATGGCCGCCGCGTCGTCGCAAGAAGCCTTCTTGGGTCCCTACCTCAACGACGACTTGCGTCATCATCTCGAACAAGACATCGTCACCTTTACCATGGGATTCCTGTCCTTCCCCTTCCCCTATCTGGGAGGACTCCGCCGTGCCATTCAAGCCAAGAATCGCATCGAAGCAACCGTGCATGATGTTATCCCCAAGGCCCGAGCCTGGGTACAGGCCGGCAATGAACCACGTTGTTTGCTAGAATTCTGGAGTCTCGCCATTCAGAATGCTGCCAAGGAACAGAACGTAAGCGCCCAGGACGTTCCCGGCTGccaagacgacgacgttgcTCGTACCGTTCTGGATTTTTTGTTTGCCGCACAAGACGCGACTAACTCGGCGTTGACCTACTCGTTGGACGTCTTGGGCGGACACCGAAATGTCCTGCAATCCATGCGGAACGAAGTCGATGCCGAATGCGGCGACGGACCCATCCACGCCAAGGCACACGCTGCGGATTCTCTCGTGTACGTGGCCAAGGTGGCCAACCAGATGCTCCACCACAAACCCCCCGTCCCCATGATCCCGCACATTTGCAAACGCAACGTGACGCTCGCCGGACACGCTTTGAAAAAGGGCACCGTTGTGATTCCTTCCATCACGTACTCGGCGCGGGTCGGAGGCGGCAGTTTGGAGTTTAATCCTCTTCGCGACGATGCCGACGCTCAGTTTGTCAAGACAGTCACCTTTGGAGCCGGACAACACAAATGTCCCGGACGCAAGTATGCGGAATCACTCCTCAACGTGTTTATGGCCGTACTCGCCCAAGAGTACGACTTTGAGCGAGTGGCGGATCAACGTCCCGGTGTGGACGATTTCATCTACTTCCCCACGGTCTTTCCGACCGATACCCGCTTTGTTATTCAGAAACGGGTCAAGGCGACCGAGTAG
- a CDS encoding predicted protein, with amino-acid sequence MKRVRAALFQALALAVLLNVPTLEKVDAFILPFSASSLAARPVVSRPIPPTASHSSSVDDCGSGDATIFSGDPPQLAKEMDIRERIRAESFLRVNGEAELIVQWSRRIDELEQSGVRLVMVSIGKPEKGRQLIQHLEIPSGEDYLFVDPVNALYDAISLNRGVDRTFFNINTPLAFVERLTKEDGMKDLVNILGKWSKAFFIPPKNEQAFLQGGTFVFDGAKTLFAHYDPSTASHASVDNVLEIAYRKQSLAPANPTVSDAHFFDPRARSRKASAFDVNPHRASPMAFLFRQSVLDTLLPIARCTRVSVDTDIVMGLPMLAQLVERAVKHPTVSRAALFWPMSHRFLSSQRPKTTSTSLFDSASDFMHSLRVKATNALTATLSVQEREQLFSRLTPPQQEKQDGKTNDDRMDMEHSIAEAVAAARAQEAKKQEDKWSKTKEAIEKEAEKAARERVENEFKIQRRRIEFERWQTQVEEEKQRRSNKSKVEAAPGPVTRGEVVEQSVESEINVHPVLGAAIADFGHKRIHVVSAHALSTIPVWKKQRIYRHDRAKAMASDKMKTLHLGMPGIIGLHEDLNGKLSIIDGQHRVGMMTILHEKCASHDDFDLDRVLVEVYPQNPDHVDTHAQDLFLEVNKAEPVKLVDMPGVAKGSDRKIISEGAERIAEKYAEMFKSSQKCRPPHLNIDNLRDALFASNAIKRHNLKTSKAVEAWMLAKNQSLADLYKDPAEQEKVSKTAYEKAKKFEFYLGLDLSWLYK; translated from the exons ATGAAGCGGGTTAGAGCTGCCCTTTTCCAAGCTCTAGCTTTAGCTGTTCTCTTGAATGTACCAACTCTGGAGAAGGTAGACGCTTTTATCCTACCCTTTTCTGCTTCCTCACTGGCAGCTCGTCCAGTCGTGAGTCGCCCAATTCCCCCAACGGCCTCGCACTCGTCGTCAGTGGACGACTGCGGTAGTGGCGATGCTACTATTTTTTCCGGCGATCCACCGCAGCTGGCCAAAGAGATGGACATTCGGGAACGGATTCGAGCCGAGTCCTTTCTCCGCGTGAATGGAGAAGCT GAGCTCATCGTTCAATGGAGTCGAAGAATAGATGAGTTAGAGCAAAGCGGTGTCCGCTTGGTTATGGTGTCGATCGGTAAACCCGAGAAAGGCCGTCAACTGATTCAGCACTTGGAAATTCCAAGTGGCGAGGATTATTTGTTTGTCGATCCCGTGAACGCACTGTACGACGCCATCAGTCTAAATCGCGGAGTGGACCGTACCTTTTTTAACATTAATACGCCCCTTGCCTTCGTGGAACGCTTAACGAAAGAGGATGGAATGAAGGATTTGGTGAACATTCTCGGCAAATGGTCTAAAG CGTTCTTCATTCCCCCCAAAAATGAGCAGGCCTTTCTGCAGGGAGGAACCTTTGTTTTCGACGGCGCCAAGACTTTATTCGCGCATTACGATCCTTCGACTGCTTCCCACGCTTCTGTGGACAACGTTCTGGAGATTGCTTATAGAAAACAGAGTCTAGCGCCAGCAAA TCCCACCGTCAGTGACGCTCATTTTTTCGACCCGCGCGCACGAAGTCGTAAAGCCTCAGCCTTCGATGTGAATCCGCACCGCGCATCGCCAATGGCATTTCTCTTCCGTCAATCAGTGCTAGACACTTTGCTTCCAATTGCACGGTGTACGCGGGTATCTGTGGACACTGATATAGTAATGGGTTTGCCTATGCTTGCACAGCTGGTTGAACGAGCCGTCAAGCATCCAACGGTGAGCCGCGCGGCTCTTTTTTGGCCAATGTCGCATCGTTTTTTGTCGTCCCAACGACCGAAAACAACTTCGACGTCACTCTTTGACAGCGCGTCCGATTTTATGCATTCGCTACGGGTCAAAGCCACTAACGCGCTCACTGCTACACTTTCGGTACAAGAACGAGAGCAGCTTTTCTCGCGACTTACTCCGCCTCAACAGGAAAAACAAGACGGCAAAACAAATGATGACAGGATGGACATGGAGCATAGCATTGCGGAAGCCGTTGCTGCAGCTCGTGCAcaagaagccaagaaacaAGAAGACAAATGGTCCAAGACGAAAGAAGCAATTGAGAAAGAAGCTGAAAAAGCTGCTAGAGAGCGAGTGGAAAATGAGTTTAAAATTCAACGCCGAAGAATAGAGTTTGAACGCTGGCAGACACaggtcgaagaagaaaaacaacgAAGGAGCAACAAGTCGAAAGTAGAAGCAGCTCCTGGTCCGGTTACACGAGGTGAAGTCGTGGAACAAAGCGTGGAAAGCGAAATAAACGTTCACCCGGTTCTGGGCGCAGCGATTGCCGATTTTGGACACAAGCGAATTCATGTGGTATCCGCTCATGCTTTATCGACGATTCCTGTCTGGAAAAAGCAACGAATTTATCGACACGATCGCGCTAAGGCTATGGCGAGTGACAAAATGAAAACGCTGCATTTAGGGATGCCCGGAATAATAGGGTTGCACGAG GACCTGAATGGGAAATTATCGATTATTGATGGGCAACACCGTGTGGGAATGATGACTATCCTTCATGAAAAATGTGCATCGCATGATGACTTTGACTTGGATCGAGTTCTAGTGGAAGTTTATCCACAGAACCCTGATCATGTGGACACACATGCTCAGGACCTTTTTCTCGAAGTGAACAAAGCCGAACCAGTCAAGTTGGTTGACATGCCTGGGGTCGCCAAAGGATCGGATCGTAAAATAATTTCAGAAGGAGCTGAGCGGATTGCCGAGAAGTATGCGGAGATGTTCAAATCCAGTCAAAAATGTCGCCCCCCTCATTTGAACATTGATAATCTTCGCGACGCACTGTTTGCGTCGAATGCAATAAAAAGGCACAACCTCAAAACCTCGAAGGCTGTAGAAGCTTGGATGCTCGCGAAAAACCAATCTTTGGCTGATCTCTACAAGGACCCAGCTGAACAAGAGAAGGTTTCTAAGACGGCTTACgagaaagcaaaaaaatttgaattCTACTTGGGACTTGACCTTAGTTGGCTGTACAAATAA
- a CDS encoding predicted protein gives MEQKQLEGDRNVNRWLMLFSGGLIFFMQTGFAMLCAGCVRKKNVQNTMLKNLLDACGAALGFFLLGYAFAFGGQDDRDDVTFIGTSNFLNTGKVDMSFWFFQFAFSATAVTIVAGTLAERCQMVAYLCYSIFLTGFVYPVAAHTIWSRNGFLSSTAVDPFQGVGAIDFAGSGVVHVTGGTTALVATYILGARKGRFYDNRGRQLETPKSFPGHSVALQLLGTFVLWFGWYGFNPGSALLLAHTSDTGFVASRAAVNTSLSAASGAVSALMTNMFMEERSTGEYSFNIIMAMNGALAGLVSITAACGTVQNWAALCTGCIGGLIYLWGSKTLVRLKLDDAVDAIPVHMFAGGWGLLAVGLLSDPDLMHIAYGTGNHPGLLYSWGLGEFNAILLSNQVLELVFVAGWAFGTMTPFFLFINRMGWFRSDSLEELVGLDEAYHGG, from the exons ATGGAGCAAAAGCAGCTCGAAGGAGATCGTAACGTGAATCGGTGGCTAATGCTTTTTTCCGGTGGGCTGATCTTCTTCATGCAGACTGGCTTTGCGATGCTTTGCGCTGGTTGCGTGCGCAAAAAGAACGTTCAAAATACGATGCTTAAAAATCTTTTGGATGCCTGTGGAGCTGCTCTAGGCTTTTTCCTACTAGGCTACGCTTTTGCGTTTGGCGGACAAGACGACCGGGACGATGTTACTTTCATCGGAACTTCCAACTTTCTAAACACCGGAAAAGTCGATATGTCCTTCTGGTTTTTCCAGTTTGCATTCTCGGCCACTGCCGTGACTATCGTCGCAGGAACTTTGGCAGAGCGTTGCCAAATGGTAGCATACCTTTGCTATTCCATATTTTTGACAGGTTTTGTGTACCCGGTTGCCGCCCACACAATTTGGTCTCGCAACGGCTTCCTCAGCAGCACAGCAGTAGACCCTTTTCAAGGTGTGGGAGCGATTGATTTCGCCGGATCCGGTGTGGTTCATGTGACGGGAGGAACCACGGCTCTCGTCGCCACATATATTCTTGGAGCTAGAAAAGGTCGTTTCTACGACAATCGCGGTCGCCAGCTGGAGACGCCAAAGTCCTTTCCGGGGCATTCAGTTGCTCTGCAGCTACTTGGTACATTCGTATTGTGGTTTGGAT GGTACGGCTTCAATCCTGGATCAGCATTGCTGCTGGCCCACACTTCGGATACGGGTTTCGTGGCATCCCGAGCGGCTGTCAATACCTCGCTTTCAGCTGCTTCCGGAGCCGTATCGGCACTGATGACAAATATGTTTATGGAAGAGCGTTCCACCGGCGAATACTCCTTTAACATTATCATGGCCATGAATGGCGCCTTAGCTGGTCTAGTGTCAATTACAGCAGCTTGTGGTACCGTACAAAACTGGGCAGCCCTTTGCACTGGATGTATTGGAGGTCTTATCTACTTGTGGGGTTCCAAAACGCTGGTTCGTTTGAAATTGGACGATGCTGTTGACGCGATTCCAGTGCACATGTTTGCAGGTGGCTGGGGATTGCTTGCTGTGGGTTTGTTAAGTGATCCTGACCTCATGCACATTGCCTATGGGACTGGCAATCATCCTGGTTTATTGTATTCTTGGGGGTTAGGGGAGTTTAACGCCATCTTGCTGAGCAATCAAGTGTTGGAACTAGTTTTCGTGGCGGGATGGGCTTTTGGTACCATGACgcctttctttttgttcatcAATCGTATGGGATGGTTCCGGTCGGACAGTTTGGAGGAGTTGGTCGGTTTGGATGAGGCCTACCACGGAGGT